A genomic region of Candidatus Methylacidithermus pantelleriae contains the following coding sequences:
- the coaD gene encoding pantetheine-phosphate adenylyltransferase — protein MPRTKAIYPGSFDPITLGHLDVLQRACRLFDEVIVAVAVHTPKAPLLSLAERVELIEQVIHHHFGDVHPRVIPFDGLTVDFARSQGACAIVRGLRALSDFEFEFQLALTNRKLDSSIETVFLMPKESYSYLSSSLVKEICRLGGSIAAFVPPEVEAKLIARLRPSSSHASSSQNSQERE, from the coding sequence ATGCCCAGGACCAAGGCCATCTATCCCGGCAGTTTCGATCCCATCACTCTAGGACATCTCGACGTACTGCAGCGAGCCTGTCGCCTATTTGACGAGGTCATCGTTGCCGTAGCCGTTCATACACCCAAGGCACCGCTCCTTTCGCTGGCGGAACGAGTCGAACTCATTGAGCAGGTCATTCATCACCACTTTGGAGATGTACACCCACGTGTTATCCCCTTCGATGGCCTTACGGTCGACTTTGCGCGCTCCCAAGGAGCGTGCGCAATCGTGCGAGGTCTGCGCGCCCTTTCTGACTTTGAATTTGAATTCCAACTCGCATTGACAAACCGAAAACTCGATTCTTCTATCGAGACAGTCTTCCTAATGCCTAAGGAGAGTTATAGCTATCTTTCCTCTTCACTCGTGAAAGAAATCTGCCGCCTAGGCGGCAGTATTGCAGCCTTTGTGCCACCTGAAGTGGAAGCCAAGTTGATCGCTCGCTTGCGTCCTTCATCCTCCCATGCCTCGAGCTCCCAGAACTCCCAAGAAAGAGAATAA